A section of the Verrucomicrobium sp. GAS474 genome encodes:
- a CDS encoding DUF3857 and transglutaminase domain-containing protein — MAPKKERVPVSFLCQGVILAGALLATGLLLADEPPPSSPPPAIYKDSLTKLLTPLEKVLESGSRMDHGDADATVLLEEVLTYVNEDGSRVSAYHSVYKAWNDAGAKAIAQGSFTYKKKFQRAYLVSAQTIQPDKMRTAVTSDAVFVKTPQNEIADSIYNDQLDLVTVYSNIKPGSITESLIVLEDTEPRIPGEYSQTFTWKGSWPEYLQRLVVDLPSTYSKRLTITNLGQAIPTPAKVEAGAGRQQLTWEKLETAADPWSETRAPSYQIGPTLWLSTLKDWDTFAAWYEDLTRNTVTLNAALKGKIDEWTRTAKEPGEILGILYGHVAQDIRYTAFELDQSDFRPHDPMDVWNRQYGDCKDKANLLRAMLAYKGIPAWLTLLTTEHSGLINKASPDYRHFNHCILAAQVGKETVFCDPTITYGTPGLLSGSESDRDVLVVKKGKAAWIRTPPFRDAAVTYSFDLKLRPDGDLAGWIKVDAAGYYRASYREYYGGLPKDQLLSRIQETVQGFFPRATVADVELLGESSPKNAPDSFSLRAYMTLGGVGNTGDEASSLRFPSPDSLLPDLKDYKTRRNTTFLWPDSQRITCRIELLPGSEAGRLGDPLLSRSPGFTFQSSWSTKEGVLTGNCKVTLEKSLFQPEELRSLGDMAGNLRNWAAKPLALSKVKGDVPGIPAQTDAELATSLPLMPTGEGQLTLIDSEFPDDGNVVARRAALERIPAIFPTDKKTIAIASIKLAILEYNVENWDGVLSRLKPALEANRAALDPTTIAWAEYLQATALLGLGKKEEALALFQGISENNTVSSGRRGWAIYKTATILADTASPKAALDYADKGLLLESDAAPSLYAFYALTALNQGDGPRLKDRLSVLIASKSESIQNTLLEVTSTSRKFVNAGEEKKSLELLTLLDSLATPDQNGGPLGKALKKAREDAESASHHLALQAGLKELLANSPDIVAFEKKQPSFSSIAEAKKAMAQHDESGEPDDALGCAVRLATSYPPDGDFTEYLWNCASDAEWSLRYAPSPAKESFFLGLVKLADALPHSSEVYVDIEILHAKVLEKKNLLAEAGDLYATLTQIDGTPDGFRGPLALKSGVNWESRGNYEKALACYQTAEPWADRQTSAQEALLRATFIRFDDGNKAEALRLLRLLKAANKKNLLKSGEQVKNVLAGLQDSYDSPSFWNNWNAWWPQWQKLEAFAGLEPLTDRKVVPIIPSLTSLGKSLGEAKRNKDTKQAFTLLRQLAYAARFYPNAALEFVGVFGTAEDLLPDHANDLRLLAISILTPFSPQDTKDRQIRALHLIANYVDANQGDKALDLMAKEWSPSLDDNTKLTLAIHRVWGLAALQQHRDLDKVTTVLEQDIKASPKADTSSTVTILTDLYLALGRQSDATSALDACIANPATGAKTQQELKERLENLRNTSLASKQLADGAAAWLKDHKPSWWDYAEPKSPDDPRLLRLDQILDRSQEEFQPAEWVKAAFLAPSVPALTANTQQQALLKGFSQLLSVCKSQADANALAQSILDNPSFPKPVKADFLYDFLWDAYTNWHPEVFEHFRKSPSYETMTPAQQTKIERIVAYMKTDKSSPAALRGYIQKQAEGPMDALSLDLVQNALFYILQSLDLDSAQAIYQAAASYTLTADAGQTKPEFQLKLLKQINLTKPYAPIITTLRKECLAWRAPSSISKPPTFDQRRDFGNFNDLSQEDAIAFRLYLIKSAQDPVDLEFWEDLFSDLSHSDAGGKAVLRLLQAGLQSTEDDDFTSYLVSAGDYALDIDNTETRQKFLDIVKPYRNAAKFPQTVERLSLIDAQIALRSGNPINLEFALANLADPYNINKANRLRIRSYLQTKNTAKLKKTLAALSSDQMTSSQLNEEILPALELVGMRDEAALTRDVLARNFYQDILRAWFSPQGALLNTVESDLSGLGTPEKIPDAFTGFMETKIARQRSLLRYKLSKAYFEKNWAKAADAGTAYVQSNPTFYTAYWFLGRSLAELGRKEEAIKALNVYCRYSLNEVRYPDAKLLLETLSEPQK; from the coding sequence ATGGCTCCGAAAAAAGAGCGTGTTCCCGTCAGTTTTCTTTGTCAGGGAGTGATTTTAGCGGGAGCTCTTCTTGCCACAGGGTTACTCCTGGCCGATGAACCACCGCCGAGTTCCCCTCCCCCTGCCATCTATAAGGACAGTCTGACCAAGCTCCTGACACCGCTGGAAAAAGTCCTGGAAAGCGGCAGTCGCATGGACCACGGCGACGCCGATGCCACGGTCCTCCTCGAGGAGGTTCTCACCTACGTCAACGAAGACGGGAGCCGGGTCTCGGCCTACCACTCGGTCTATAAAGCATGGAACGACGCAGGAGCCAAGGCGATCGCCCAAGGCAGCTTCACGTACAAGAAAAAATTCCAACGCGCTTATCTCGTCTCCGCTCAGACGATCCAGCCGGATAAGATGCGGACTGCGGTGACAAGTGACGCTGTTTTTGTGAAGACGCCGCAAAACGAAATAGCCGACTCGATTTACAACGACCAACTCGATCTCGTCACGGTCTACTCGAACATCAAGCCAGGCAGCATCACGGAGAGCCTCATCGTTCTCGAGGATACGGAGCCAAGGATTCCCGGGGAATACTCCCAGACCTTCACGTGGAAGGGATCGTGGCCGGAATACCTGCAACGCCTCGTCGTCGATCTGCCGTCGACGTACTCCAAGCGGCTCACCATCACGAACCTGGGGCAAGCGATTCCCACCCCTGCCAAGGTCGAAGCGGGAGCGGGACGACAGCAATTGACGTGGGAAAAGCTTGAGACCGCAGCCGATCCCTGGTCGGAAACCCGGGCTCCCTCTTATCAGATCGGACCGACGCTCTGGCTCTCCACGCTGAAGGATTGGGATACTTTCGCCGCTTGGTATGAAGACCTTACCAGGAACACCGTCACCCTCAATGCCGCCCTGAAGGGCAAGATCGACGAATGGACCCGGACGGCGAAGGAACCCGGTGAGATTCTCGGCATCCTCTACGGACACGTGGCGCAGGACATTCGCTACACGGCCTTCGAACTCGATCAATCGGACTTCCGCCCCCACGACCCCATGGATGTTTGGAATCGGCAGTATGGGGATTGTAAGGATAAGGCCAACCTTCTCCGGGCCATGTTGGCATACAAGGGCATTCCGGCGTGGCTCACCCTCCTCACGACCGAACACTCCGGGCTCATCAATAAAGCCAGCCCCGATTACCGCCACTTCAACCACTGCATCCTGGCTGCCCAAGTGGGAAAGGAAACCGTCTTCTGCGATCCCACGATCACCTATGGGACCCCGGGCCTACTCAGCGGAAGCGAATCGGATCGCGATGTCCTCGTGGTAAAAAAAGGCAAAGCGGCTTGGATTCGCACGCCCCCCTTCCGCGACGCCGCCGTGACGTATTCCTTCGATCTGAAGCTGCGCCCCGACGGGGATCTCGCCGGATGGATCAAGGTCGACGCGGCGGGATATTATCGTGCCAGCTACCGGGAATACTACGGCGGGCTGCCCAAGGACCAACTCCTCTCGCGAATCCAGGAAACGGTTCAGGGATTCTTTCCCCGCGCCACGGTTGCCGACGTGGAACTGCTCGGGGAATCCTCGCCGAAGAACGCCCCGGACTCTTTCTCTCTCCGGGCCTACATGACGTTGGGAGGCGTCGGCAACACGGGGGACGAAGCGAGCAGCCTGCGATTCCCCTCCCCCGACTCCCTGCTGCCCGACCTGAAAGACTACAAAACCCGCCGCAACACGACCTTCCTCTGGCCCGACTCCCAGCGCATCACGTGCCGCATTGAACTCCTCCCCGGTTCGGAAGCCGGACGGCTGGGCGATCCCCTTCTCTCCCGCTCTCCCGGTTTCACCTTCCAGTCCTCGTGGTCCACCAAGGAGGGAGTCCTGACCGGCAACTGCAAGGTGACTCTGGAAAAAAGCCTCTTCCAGCCCGAGGAACTGCGCTCGCTGGGCGACATGGCTGGCAATCTTCGAAATTGGGCCGCCAAGCCGCTCGCGCTGAGCAAGGTAAAGGGAGACGTCCCCGGCATCCCGGCGCAGACCGATGCGGAACTAGCGACAAGCCTCCCGCTGATGCCGACCGGAGAGGGGCAACTGACCCTGATCGATTCGGAGTTTCCGGACGACGGCAATGTCGTCGCACGCCGGGCCGCCCTAGAGAGAATCCCCGCCATATTTCCCACCGACAAAAAGACCATCGCCATCGCCTCCATCAAGCTGGCAATCCTAGAATACAACGTCGAAAACTGGGACGGCGTCCTTTCCCGCCTGAAGCCAGCACTGGAAGCCAACCGAGCCGCGCTCGATCCTACCACGATCGCCTGGGCCGAATACCTCCAGGCGACGGCTCTCCTCGGCCTGGGCAAAAAGGAGGAGGCCCTCGCCCTCTTCCAGGGCATCTCCGAAAACAACACCGTCTCCTCGGGACGTCGCGGTTGGGCCATCTACAAGACGGCCACCATCCTGGCCGACACGGCCTCGCCCAAGGCCGCCCTGGACTATGCCGACAAGGGCCTCCTCCTGGAAAGCGACGCCGCCCCCTCGCTCTACGCTTTCTACGCCCTCACGGCATTAAACCAGGGCGACGGACCAAGGCTGAAGGACCGGCTCTCCGTGCTGATTGCCTCAAAATCGGAAAGCATCCAAAATACTCTTCTCGAGGTGACCTCCACCTCCCGAAAGTTCGTCAATGCGGGCGAAGAGAAAAAAAGCCTCGAACTCCTGACCCTTCTCGATTCCCTCGCCACTCCGGACCAGAATGGAGGCCCACTCGGAAAAGCTCTCAAAAAGGCCCGCGAAGATGCCGAATCTGCCTCCCATCATCTAGCACTCCAGGCCGGGCTGAAAGAGCTTCTCGCCAATTCGCCCGATATTGTCGCCTTCGAAAAGAAGCAGCCCTCCTTCTCCTCCATTGCCGAGGCAAAGAAGGCCATGGCCCAGCACGATGAGAGTGGCGAGCCCGACGATGCGTTGGGCTGCGCCGTCCGTTTGGCCACCTCCTACCCGCCCGATGGCGATTTCACGGAGTATCTCTGGAACTGCGCCAGCGACGCCGAGTGGAGCCTCCGTTACGCCCCTTCCCCGGCGAAGGAATCCTTCTTCCTCGGCCTGGTGAAGCTCGCCGACGCGCTACCACACTCGAGCGAGGTCTACGTCGACATCGAAATCCTTCACGCCAAAGTGCTCGAAAAGAAGAACCTCCTCGCCGAGGCCGGAGACCTCTATGCCACCCTGACCCAAATCGACGGCACCCCCGACGGCTTTCGAGGTCCCCTCGCGCTGAAAAGCGGCGTCAACTGGGAATCCCGGGGGAATTACGAGAAGGCCCTCGCCTGCTATCAGACCGCCGAGCCCTGGGCGGATCGCCAGACCTCGGCCCAGGAGGCACTGCTCCGCGCCACCTTTATCCGTTTCGACGACGGCAACAAGGCCGAGGCCCTTCGCCTCCTCCGGCTTCTGAAGGCAGCAAACAAGAAGAACCTCCTTAAATCGGGAGAACAAGTGAAGAACGTCCTCGCCGGCCTCCAAGATTCCTACGATAGCCCTTCCTTCTGGAACAATTGGAACGCCTGGTGGCCTCAATGGCAGAAGCTGGAAGCCTTCGCAGGGCTGGAACCGCTCACGGATCGCAAGGTCGTCCCCATCATCCCGAGCCTGACAAGCCTGGGAAAAAGCCTCGGTGAAGCCAAGCGCAACAAAGACACCAAGCAGGCCTTCACCCTCCTCCGCCAGTTGGCCTATGCCGCCCGATTTTACCCTAATGCGGCCCTTGAATTCGTTGGCGTCTTCGGCACGGCGGAAGATCTTCTTCCCGATCACGCCAATGATCTCCGTCTCCTTGCCATCTCCATCCTCACCCCCTTCTCCCCGCAGGATACCAAGGACCGCCAGATCCGCGCCCTTCACCTCATAGCGAACTACGTCGACGCCAATCAGGGCGACAAGGCCCTCGACCTTATGGCAAAGGAATGGAGTCCGAGTCTCGACGACAACACGAAACTCACGCTGGCCATCCACCGTGTTTGGGGGCTCGCCGCGCTACAGCAACATCGGGATCTCGATAAAGTGACCACGGTGCTGGAACAGGACATCAAGGCCTCCCCGAAGGCTGACACCAGCTCTACCGTCACCATCCTCACCGATCTTTACCTGGCCCTCGGCAGGCAGTCTGACGCAACGAGCGCGCTCGATGCCTGCATTGCCAACCCGGCCACAGGGGCCAAGACACAGCAAGAGCTGAAAGAGCGACTGGAAAATCTCCGCAACACCTCGCTCGCATCGAAGCAGCTGGCCGACGGAGCCGCCGCATGGCTCAAAGATCACAAACCATCCTGGTGGGACTATGCGGAACCGAAATCGCCTGATGACCCCCGGCTACTTCGCCTCGATCAGATCCTCGACCGCTCCCAGGAGGAGTTCCAGCCCGCCGAATGGGTCAAGGCCGCCTTCCTCGCCCCCTCCGTCCCAGCACTGACGGCAAACACCCAGCAGCAGGCCCTCCTCAAGGGATTCAGCCAACTCTTGAGCGTGTGCAAATCGCAAGCCGACGCGAATGCCTTGGCGCAATCCATTCTCGACAACCCCTCCTTCCCCAAGCCCGTCAAAGCGGACTTCCTCTATGATTTCCTCTGGGATGCCTACACGAACTGGCACCCTGAAGTCTTCGAGCACTTTCGGAAATCGCCCAGCTACGAGACCATGACTCCGGCGCAGCAGACGAAGATCGAGCGGATCGTCGCCTACATGAAGACGGACAAGTCTTCTCCTGCTGCCTTGAGGGGCTATATCCAAAAGCAGGCAGAGGGGCCGATGGACGCGCTCTCTCTGGATCTCGTCCAAAACGCCCTTTTCTACATTCTGCAATCGCTCGATCTCGATTCGGCCCAGGCCATCTACCAAGCCGCCGCTTCCTACACCCTCACCGCCGATGCCGGACAAACCAAACCCGAGTTTCAACTCAAACTCCTGAAGCAGATCAACCTCACTAAGCCCTACGCGCCCATTATCACCACCCTGCGGAAAGAGTGCCTCGCGTGGCGCGCTCCATCGAGCATCTCCAAACCGCCGACCTTCGACCAGCGACGCGACTTCGGTAATTTCAACGACCTGAGTCAGGAGGATGCCATAGCCTTCCGGCTTTATTTGATAAAATCAGCTCAAGATCCCGTAGATCTCGAGTTCTGGGAGGACCTCTTCAGCGACCTGTCCCATAGCGATGCGGGAGGCAAGGCGGTCCTCCGCCTCCTCCAAGCCGGCCTCCAGAGCACCGAGGATGACGACTTTACGTCCTATCTCGTTTCCGCCGGCGACTATGCCCTCGATATCGACAATACCGAGACTCGCCAAAAATTCCTCGATATTGTCAAACCCTACCGAAATGCGGCCAAATTCCCCCAAACCGTCGAACGGCTCAGCCTCATCGACGCCCAAATCGCCCTGCGCTCGGGAAATCCCATCAACCTCGAGTTCGCTCTCGCCAACCTCGCCGATCCCTACAACATCAACAAAGCCAATCGCCTTCGAATCCGTTCCTACCTTCAAACAAAGAACACGGCCAAGCTCAAGAAGACCCTCGCTGCCCTCTCCTCCGATCAGATGACCTCGTCCCAGCTTAACGAGGAAATCCTACCCGCCCTCGAACTGGTCGGCATGAGAGACGAGGCCGCGTTGACTCGCGATGTGCTCGCTCGCAATTTCTACCAGGATATCCTGAGAGCCTGGTTCAGCCCCCAGGGTGCCTTACTAAACACCGTCGAAAGCGACCTGTCCGGGCTCGGGACACCCGAAAAAATTCCGGACGCCTTCACCGGCTTCATGGAAACGAAAATCGCCCGACAACGATCGCTTCTGCGCTATAAACTTTCCAAGGCCTACTTCGAAAAAAACTGGGCCAAGGCTGCCGATGCCGGGACCGCCTACGTGCAGTCCAACCCCACGTTTTACACCGCCTACTGGTTTCTAGGACGAAGCCTCGCCGAGCTCGGCAGGAAAGAAGAGGCCATCAAGGCCCTGAATGTTTATTGTCGTTATTCCCTCAACGAAGTCAGGTATCCCGATGCCAAGCTCCTTTTGGAAACATTGAGCGAGCCCCAAAAGTAA
- a CDS encoding lysophospholipid acyltransferase family protein, with protein MTPRRFLRMAWRLLRIGLSLAYSAADHLLTCAFRPPADKAQARARWLRRTSRRLLPHFRLRVEVVGTPPRPRHDRQGLLLVSNHLGYLDIPLLASLHPVIFVAKKEVAAWPVFGWFARQAGTLFVNRERRTRTGHTVNEIESALQNGHTVILFPEGTSSGGENVLPFKAPLLQPALRNSPPLAVAAIRYRLPPGEGDPAEEVSYWKEMTLFPHLLNLLTKPSIEATVTFSHVPSAQEGEDRKDLALRLHAEAARLHAGEVRAAALTEAA; from the coding sequence ATGACCCCCCGCCGCTTCCTCCGCATGGCCTGGCGGCTCCTCCGCATCGGCCTCAGCCTCGCCTACTCCGCCGCCGACCACCTCCTCACCTGCGCCTTCCGCCCTCCCGCGGACAAGGCCCAGGCCCGCGCCCGCTGGCTCCGGCGCACCTCCCGCCGCCTCCTTCCCCACTTCCGCCTCCGGGTCGAAGTCGTCGGCACCCCGCCCCGCCCCCGGCACGACCGCCAGGGCCTCCTCCTGGTCAGCAACCACCTCGGCTACCTCGACATCCCCCTCCTCGCCTCCCTCCACCCCGTCATCTTCGTCGCCAAAAAAGAAGTCGCCGCCTGGCCCGTCTTCGGCTGGTTCGCCCGCCAGGCCGGAACCCTCTTCGTCAACCGCGAACGCCGCACCCGCACCGGCCACACCGTCAACGAAATCGAGTCCGCCCTCCAGAACGGCCACACCGTCATCCTCTTCCCCGAAGGGACCAGCAGCGGCGGGGAAAACGTCCTCCCCTTCAAGGCCCCCCTCCTCCAGCCCGCCCTCCGCAACAGCCCCCCCCTCGCCGTCGCCGCCATCCGCTACCGCCTCCCCCCCGGCGAGGGCGACCCCGCCGAGGAAGTCAGCTACTGGAAAGAAATGACCCTCTTCCCCCACCTCCTCAACCTCCTCACCAAGCCGAGCATCGAGGCCACCGTCACCTTTTCCCACGTTCCCTCCGCGCAGGAAGGGGAGGACCGGAAGGACCTCGCCCTGCGGCTCCACGCCGAGGCGGCCCGACTCCATGCGGGCGAAGTGCGCGCAGCGGCCTTGACCGAAGCGGCTTGA
- a CDS encoding GNAT family N-acyltransferase: MIPPSHVVATPSALPRELSHPAPARPLGERIGGSTGGAVTPAASHYVLRLARNPDEIREAQALRYRVFNLELREGLAASHLTGLDADPFDPLCDHLLVEHLPSARIIGTYRLQTGTAAARPGHLGYYSAQEFNFAPFEPLRPRLVELGRACVEAPHRNLIVLGLLWKGIARYAHDHRARYLIGCSSLTSQNPAVGASAYNDLIRRHLAPHPWRTLPLPAYDCPLHTLAPEDEAPPLPKLLRAYLSLGAKICGPPALDRHFQTIDFLTLLDLDSLSPQVRQKFFGE; encoded by the coding sequence GTGATTCCGCCCTCCCACGTCGTCGCCACCCCCTCCGCCCTTCCCCGCGAACTCTCCCACCCCGCCCCCGCCCGCCCCCTCGGCGAGCGGATCGGCGGCAGCACCGGCGGCGCCGTCACCCCCGCCGCCTCCCACTACGTCCTCCGCCTCGCCCGGAACCCCGACGAAATCCGCGAGGCCCAGGCCCTCCGCTACCGCGTCTTCAACCTCGAGCTCCGCGAGGGCCTCGCCGCCTCCCACCTCACCGGCCTCGACGCCGACCCCTTCGACCCCCTCTGCGACCACCTCCTCGTCGAGCACCTCCCCAGCGCCCGCATCATCGGCACCTACCGCCTCCAGACCGGGACCGCCGCCGCCCGCCCCGGCCACCTCGGCTACTACTCCGCCCAGGAATTCAACTTCGCCCCCTTCGAGCCCCTCCGCCCCCGCCTCGTCGAACTCGGCCGCGCCTGCGTCGAGGCCCCCCACCGGAACCTCATCGTCCTCGGCCTCCTCTGGAAAGGGATCGCCCGCTACGCCCACGACCACCGCGCCCGCTACCTCATCGGCTGCAGCTCCCTCACCAGCCAGAACCCCGCCGTCGGAGCCAGCGCCTACAACGACCTCATCCGCCGCCACCTCGCCCCCCATCCCTGGCGCACCCTCCCCCTCCCCGCCTACGACTGCCCCCTCCACACCCTCGCCCCCGAAGACGAGGCCCCGCCCCTCCCCAAGCTCCTCCGCGCCTACCTCAGCCTCGGGGCCAAAATCTGCGGCCCCCCCGCCCTCGACCGCCACTTCCAGACCATCGACTTCCTCACCCTCCTCGACCTCGACTCCCTCTCCCCCCAGGTCCGCCAGAAATTCTTCGGAGAATGA